The genomic interval CAGGGTCAGGTGCAGCACGTCGGTGGTGATGGTGACCCGCGGCGCGACGCCGGCGGCGACCGGCGCGGCGGTCGCGCTGCTGGCGCCGGGTACGGCGGGGGCGCCGGCTTGGGTGGCGCGCGGCACGGCCGGGGCACCGCTGGCGCCGGCATCGGCGTCCTGCGCGGGCGGCACCGTGGTCGCGGCCGCAATGGCGGTCGCATCGGCCGCAGGCGCGGCATGCTCCTTGTTCCACTCCATCCACAACAGGGCCGCGACCATCAGCCAGGCAAAGATCAGGAAAAGGCGGGTCTGGTTCATCGGACAGGCAAGCTCGGCTCAGCCAGAAACGGGTTCTGACTTGGAAGTGGGGGAAGAAGGAGAGATGGGCGGCGGCATTGTGCCGTCCGCGGCCGGGACCGGCAATGCGCCAGCGCGACGCAGCAGGCGCAGATAGGCCTGACGCAGCTGTTCGCCGCTGGCCTGGGCGGCGGCGCTGCGCGCCACCACCACATAGTCGCCCGGCGCCAGCCACGGCAGCAGATGCCGCGTGGCGTCGCGCAGGACGCGTTTGATGCGATTGCGGACCACGGCGCGCTTGTCGACCTTGCGCGACACGGCAAGGCCCAGCCGCGCCGGGTGAT from Xanthomonas sp. DAR 34887 carries:
- the rnpA gene encoding ribonuclease P protein component, with the translated sequence MIASPPQAAPAIRTVTHPDPRRRFPRSARVRTSAEYRVVFDAARRCSEPLMSLHWRSADHPARLGLAVSRKVDKRAVVRNRIKRVLRDATRHLLPWLAPGDYVVVARSAAAQASGEQLRQAYLRLLRRAGALPVPAADGTMPPPISPSSPTSKSEPVSG